From a single Mycolicibacterium moriokaense genomic region:
- a CDS encoding acyl-CoA dehydrogenase family protein, which translates to MDIGLTDEQKLLRDTASHLADELATTDPSDIPAGAVLAEQWRHVADLGVPTLRSPSLCGLDASGVETVVVIEEFARTLCAVPVVGQAVLAAEMLEAANAQDELQRLADGELRIAPAVTVDLRSFGATDAGAVAFDAAGASHVLIAEESDGVRRLHSAPLPDAAEEGLDLTRSLRRTPTASAAYAVGEPIDADRWRRVEALALTAVAADLLGVMQGALDDAVRYAGERVQFGVKIGSFQAVQHMLADALVSVEGTRSCLWHAAWAIDHLPTEEALLAAMTAKAYAAAAGRDVVETAVQVFGGIAITWEHVAHLRVRRTLLDRRLFGDETTQYEAIAAMRLANEELA; encoded by the coding sequence ATGGACATCGGCCTGACCGACGAGCAGAAGCTGCTGCGAGACACCGCATCCCACCTTGCGGACGAACTCGCGACGACTGATCCCAGCGACATTCCCGCAGGCGCCGTCCTGGCCGAACAGTGGCGCCACGTGGCGGATCTCGGCGTCCCTACGCTGCGCTCCCCCAGCCTGTGCGGTCTGGACGCCAGCGGGGTGGAGACGGTGGTCGTCATCGAGGAGTTCGCCCGCACGCTGTGCGCGGTGCCTGTGGTCGGCCAGGCCGTGCTTGCTGCCGAAATGCTGGAAGCCGCGAACGCACAGGATGAACTGCAGCGCCTCGCCGATGGAGAGCTGCGCATCGCTCCGGCCGTCACCGTTGACCTGCGGAGCTTCGGCGCGACGGACGCCGGGGCGGTCGCTTTCGATGCCGCGGGGGCCAGCCACGTTCTCATCGCTGAAGAGTCGGACGGCGTACGCCGCCTGCACAGCGCACCGCTGCCGGACGCCGCCGAGGAGGGCCTCGATCTGACCCGCTCCCTGCGCCGGACACCCACCGCATCAGCGGCGTACGCCGTCGGCGAGCCGATCGATGCCGACCGTTGGCGCCGTGTCGAGGCGCTGGCGCTGACCGCGGTGGCGGCCGACCTGCTCGGTGTCATGCAGGGCGCCCTCGACGACGCGGTGCGCTACGCCGGTGAGCGCGTGCAGTTCGGCGTGAAGATCGGCTCGTTCCAGGCGGTGCAACACATGCTGGCCGATGCGCTGGTGAGCGTCGAGGGCACCAGAAGCTGTCTATGGCACGCGGCCTGGGCCATCGATCACCTGCCGACCGAGGAAGCGCTGCTGGCGGCGATGACCGCGAAAGCGTATGCGGCGGCCGCCGGCCGCGATGTCGTCGAGACCGCCGTCCAGGTGTTCGGGGGTATCGCCATCACCTGGGAGCACGTCGCTCACCTGCGCGTGCGCCGGACGCTGTTGGACCGCAGGTTG
- a CDS encoding SDR family NAD(P)-dependent oxidoreductase: MSRLENRNALVTGGAQGLGRAIARRLAAEGARVTIVDLNEDKAKECVELIESAGGSAAFVRANVAKRDDIAAATAAGAVDGRLDVLVNAAQYFAMPKALELVSDKDWELSEATGPKATFRFMQTAFDYLKASGKASVINFVSGSALGGMSYTAPYSAAKGAIQALTKVAANEWARHNIRVNAVCPFALTDVQRDMIGTEWDNYTRTAEASPMKRGADPDTEIAPAVAFLASDDASFVTGTVLHIDGGMTELSTVDYSQSPGVFKAT; this comes from the coding sequence TTGTCCCGGCTGGAGAATCGAAACGCCCTCGTCACGGGCGGTGCTCAGGGTCTTGGGCGCGCCATCGCCCGCCGGCTTGCCGCCGAGGGTGCGCGGGTGACGATCGTCGACCTCAACGAGGACAAGGCGAAGGAGTGCGTCGAGCTCATCGAGTCGGCGGGCGGTAGCGCCGCGTTCGTCAGGGCGAACGTGGCGAAGCGGGACGACATCGCTGCCGCCACCGCGGCGGGTGCCGTCGACGGTCGACTGGACGTCCTCGTCAACGCCGCCCAGTACTTCGCCATGCCGAAGGCCCTCGAACTGGTCTCCGACAAGGACTGGGAACTGTCGGAAGCGACGGGCCCCAAGGCGACATTCCGGTTCATGCAGACGGCGTTCGACTATCTGAAGGCGTCCGGCAAGGCATCGGTCATCAACTTCGTTTCGGGATCAGCGCTCGGCGGAATGTCCTACACCGCACCGTATTCGGCCGCCAAAGGGGCGATCCAGGCGCTGACGAAGGTTGCGGCGAACGAGTGGGCGCGACACAACATCCGGGTGAACGCGGTGTGCCCGTTCGCGCTGACGGACGTCCAGCGCGACATGATCGGCACCGAATGGGACAACTACACCCGCACCGCGGAGGCGTCGCCGATGAAGCGCGGGGCTGATCCGGACACCGAGATCGCCCCCGCCGTGGCGTTCCTGGCAAGTGACGACGCATCGTTCGTCACGGGAACGGTGTTGCACATCGACGGCGGTATGACCGAACTGTCCACCGTGGACTACTCGCAGTCTCCCGGCGTGTTCAAAGCCACTTGA
- a CDS encoding cytochrome P450: MVSTSNELVYSPFSKAIFDDPYPVYRRLRDEAPVYRDPDDRWWVLSRFDDVAGALRDWPTYSSKLGPAPENPDDDGRKYSVISMDPPRHDRIRGVLKGFFTPKAVAAMEGALQAVVNHHLDRLRPGTTVDAMEAFAFSIPTDVIGDLLGVPQADREQLRVWWEAFLTRHEGEVAMPATAIEANRNISAYIGDLIEERRERPGDDLISIVLNATFDDPEAGGERSLTAHEVLMFANLLSAAGSETTQKLISNGLVALYDHPDQWQRIVNDHSLIPAAVNEALRYDTPSHWVARTLTEPVEKHGVTMAAGDWVLLLLGSANRDERRYEDPDRFIIDRPRGTDVYFGWGIHICLGQWLARREAQLVFEYIAKKFPNYSVGAHERVLTATVRGYTSVEMTLK, translated from the coding sequence ATGGTGTCCACGTCAAACGAGTTGGTGTACTCGCCGTTCTCCAAGGCGATCTTCGACGACCCGTACCCAGTGTATCGCCGGTTGCGCGACGAAGCACCGGTCTACCGCGATCCCGACGACAGGTGGTGGGTGCTGTCGCGGTTCGACGATGTCGCCGGCGCGTTGCGGGATTGGCCGACGTACTCGTCCAAACTCGGTCCCGCCCCGGAGAATCCGGACGACGACGGGCGCAAGTATTCGGTCATCTCGATGGATCCGCCGCGTCATGACCGCATCCGGGGCGTGCTCAAGGGGTTCTTCACGCCCAAGGCGGTCGCCGCCATGGAGGGGGCGCTGCAGGCGGTCGTCAACCATCATCTGGACCGGTTGCGGCCGGGAACGACAGTCGACGCCATGGAGGCATTCGCGTTCTCCATCCCCACCGACGTGATCGGCGACCTGCTCGGAGTTCCGCAGGCCGACCGCGAACAACTCCGTGTGTGGTGGGAGGCGTTCCTGACCCGGCACGAGGGTGAGGTTGCGATGCCGGCCACCGCGATCGAGGCCAACCGCAATATCAGCGCGTACATTGGCGACCTCATCGAGGAGCGTCGCGAGCGCCCCGGTGACGACCTCATCAGCATCGTCCTGAACGCGACCTTCGACGACCCCGAGGCCGGCGGCGAACGGTCCCTCACCGCGCATGAGGTGTTGATGTTCGCCAACCTACTTTCAGCGGCGGGGTCGGAAACCACCCAGAAGCTGATCTCCAACGGGCTCGTGGCGTTGTACGACCACCCCGATCAATGGCAGCGAATCGTCAACGACCACAGCCTGATTCCCGCTGCGGTCAATGAGGCGCTGCGCTACGACACACCAAGCCACTGGGTCGCACGCACGTTGACCGAGCCTGTCGAGAAGCACGGTGTGACCATGGCTGCCGGCGACTGGGTACTGCTGCTGCTCGGCAGCGCCAATCGCGACGAGCGCCGTTATGAGGACCCGGACCGGTTCATCATCGACCGTCCGCGTGGCACCGACGTGTACTTCGGCTGGGGCATCCACATCTGCCTCGGGCAGTGGTTGGCCCGGCGCGAGGCCCAACTCGTGTTCGAGTACATCGCCAAGAAGTTCCCGAACTACTCGGTCGGCGCCCACGAGCGCGTCTTGACCGCCACCGTGCGCGGTTACACGAGCGTCGAGATGACGCTCAAGTAG
- a CDS encoding VOC family protein produces the protein MSDGIRLTHIGLCVRDIGRAAEFYCAALGFAEVGRMQFDDTATAQLLDVPGLVLDLVYLQRDGFRLELLGYEQPGTVGEPGPRAMNRLGFTHLSFRVDDVDGIVDAIVAHGGRAFPERTVTFDGGNRGVMAADPDGNLLELIERTPRQGD, from the coding sequence ATGAGCGACGGAATCCGCCTCACCCACATCGGGTTGTGCGTGCGCGACATCGGTCGGGCCGCCGAGTTCTATTGCGCTGCGCTCGGCTTCGCCGAGGTGGGGCGCATGCAGTTCGACGATACGGCGACTGCTCAGCTGCTCGATGTTCCCGGGCTGGTGCTCGATCTCGTGTACCTGCAGCGCGACGGCTTCCGTTTGGAGTTGCTCGGCTACGAGCAACCGGGCACCGTGGGTGAACCCGGGCCGCGGGCGATGAACCGACTGGGCTTCACCCACTTGTCTTTCCGTGTCGACGATGTCGACGGCATCGTCGATGCGATCGTCGCGCACGGTGGCCGCGCATTTCCGGAACGGACCGTCACGTTCGACGGCGGGAACCGTGGCGTGATGGCGGCCGATCCCGACGGCAATCTTCTCGAGCTCATCGAACGCACTCCACGGCAGGGTGATTGA
- a CDS encoding CoA transferase, whose protein sequence is MLAELGADVIVVEPPTGSQHRYRPPFVDDQPGVDRSLRWWAGNIGKRSVTIDSASESGKRTLEELIGTADIVIAGGDRSNGVDYAACAARDKRLIWVSVSPFGLDSARTGQPVTDLTMLAGGGPIWNCGYDDRTLPPIRGAGDQSSNIAGMYCAIGALVALSYRDHTGQGQLVDVNVTAACNVTCEQTTYHWLVNQNICLRQTGRHAYPTPSSEVQVRCADGRYATTGVLPRKPEDYARLLAWLDELGLTEEFPEAVFLEMAAARDTPVDLALIGADDETTAILSAAREAIVFIASRLPAKDFFVTSQRRGFPCGAVLPPDEAFEDEHTVARGFHVAVRHPELDKTYTYPGTPYLFSATPTVAPARPPLLGEHNDLLADLIEERR, encoded by the coding sequence GTGCTTGCCGAGTTGGGTGCCGACGTGATCGTCGTCGAGCCGCCGACCGGATCACAGCACCGGTATCGGCCACCGTTCGTCGACGACCAGCCCGGTGTCGACCGGAGCCTGCGCTGGTGGGCGGGAAATATCGGGAAGCGCTCCGTGACAATCGATTCGGCCTCCGAATCAGGCAAGCGGACACTTGAGGAGTTGATCGGCACAGCCGACATCGTCATCGCCGGCGGTGATCGGTCTAATGGTGTCGACTATGCCGCGTGTGCGGCACGCGATAAACGGTTGATCTGGGTCTCGGTGAGCCCGTTCGGTCTTGACAGCGCCCGCACCGGCCAGCCGGTGACCGATTTGACAATGCTTGCCGGCGGTGGCCCGATCTGGAATTGCGGATATGACGACCGGACACTTCCGCCGATCCGCGGCGCGGGCGACCAGTCGTCGAATATCGCCGGAATGTATTGCGCGATAGGCGCACTCGTTGCACTTTCCTACCGCGACCACACGGGGCAGGGCCAGCTGGTCGATGTGAACGTCACCGCCGCCTGCAACGTCACCTGCGAGCAGACCACCTACCACTGGCTGGTCAATCAGAACATCTGCCTCCGGCAGACGGGAAGGCATGCCTACCCGACGCCGAGTTCTGAGGTACAAGTGCGCTGCGCCGACGGCCGGTACGCGACGACGGGTGTGCTGCCCCGCAAACCGGAGGATTACGCACGCCTCCTGGCGTGGCTGGACGAACTCGGGCTTACCGAGGAGTTCCCCGAGGCGGTGTTCCTCGAGATGGCTGCCGCGCGGGACACGCCGGTGGACCTCGCGCTGATCGGTGCCGACGACGAGACCACGGCGATACTCAGTGCGGCCCGCGAGGCGATCGTATTCATCGCGTCACGCCTGCCCGCCAAGGATTTCTTCGTGACCAGTCAGCGTCGCGGTTTTCCCTGTGGCGCAGTGCTTCCCCCCGACGAGGCGTTCGAGGACGAGCACACCGTCGCACGGGGATTCCACGTTGCCGTGCGACACCCCGAGCTGGATAAGACGTACACCTACCCGGGTACGCCGTATCTCTTCAGCGCGACGCCCACAGTCGCGCCCGCTCGACCGCCTCTGCTGGGCGAACACAATGACCTGCTCGCCGATCTCATCGAAGAGCGCCGATGA
- a CDS encoding CaiB/BaiF CoA transferase family protein gives MTGALSHVRVCDLSGQLAGAGATKILAAFGAEVIRVEDPATQGLWDALRSAGPYVDERRGVNLGAGFNNHNVGKYGVTINMRTPEGKDLLRELVAISDVVTENFAAGVLEKRGFGFEELRKIKPDIIYVSNCGFGHTGPYRDFKTWGPIVQAVSGLTFTAGLPDAEPAGWGFSYMDHGSAFYMTTAILAALHHRERTGEGQHVDLATVMAGIAMLPTEVLDWTVNGRTTAAGGNRADFGEMAPHGIYPCAGDDRWIAIACRDDREVGLLSKVLDEPELVAERFATLDQRLGAADELDRLISVATAARDATVLAEDLIAAGVPASVVKSPRERIDDDPDLAAMNLFPRVTHPDIGDVRVEGIPLRLSATPWQIDSAAPQLGQHNREVLCGLLGHSDAELDDWAQRGVI, from the coding sequence GTGACGGGCGCGTTGTCCCATGTTCGCGTGTGCGATCTGAGTGGCCAGCTGGCGGGTGCGGGAGCCACCAAGATCCTTGCTGCATTCGGTGCAGAGGTCATCAGGGTCGAAGACCCGGCCACGCAGGGGCTCTGGGACGCATTGCGCAGCGCGGGCCCCTATGTCGACGAGCGCCGCGGGGTCAACCTCGGAGCCGGCTTCAACAACCACAACGTCGGCAAGTACGGCGTGACGATCAACATGCGGACGCCGGAGGGCAAGGACCTGCTGCGCGAGCTGGTCGCCATCAGCGACGTCGTCACCGAAAACTTCGCGGCGGGCGTCCTGGAGAAGCGCGGCTTCGGTTTCGAGGAACTCCGCAAGATCAAGCCGGACATCATCTACGTGTCCAACTGCGGGTTCGGCCACACCGGTCCCTACCGCGACTTCAAGACGTGGGGTCCTATCGTTCAGGCCGTCAGCGGTCTGACCTTCACCGCGGGTCTACCGGATGCCGAACCGGCCGGGTGGGGCTTCTCGTACATGGATCACGGGTCCGCGTTCTACATGACAACCGCCATCCTGGCTGCGCTGCACCATCGTGAGCGAACAGGCGAAGGTCAGCATGTCGACCTGGCGACGGTGATGGCCGGCATCGCGATGTTACCGACGGAGGTCCTCGACTGGACCGTCAACGGACGCACGACCGCAGCGGGTGGCAATCGAGCTGATTTCGGCGAGATGGCACCGCACGGCATCTACCCGTGTGCCGGCGACGATCGCTGGATCGCGATCGCATGTCGTGATGACCGCGAAGTCGGGCTGCTGTCGAAGGTGCTCGATGAGCCCGAGTTGGTGGCGGAGCGTTTTGCGACCCTCGATCAGCGACTTGGCGCCGCCGATGAGCTGGACCGGCTGATCAGCGTCGCGACCGCGGCCAGGGATGCGACGGTCCTCGCCGAGGACCTCATTGCGGCCGGAGTGCCTGCGAGCGTGGTGAAGAGCCCAAGGGAACGGATCGACGATGATCCCGATCTGGCGGCGATGAACCTGTTCCCGCGGGTGACTCATCCCGACATCGGCGATGTTCGCGTCGAAGGGATCCCGTTGCGGCTGTCCGCGACGCCGTGGCAGATCGACTCGGCGGCACCGCAACTGGGCCAACACAACCGCGAGGTGTTGTGCGGCCTCCTCGGCCACTCCGATGCCGAACTCGACGACTGGGCACAGCGAGGTGTGATCTGA
- a CDS encoding CaiB/BaiF CoA transferase family protein, translating into MTPDAPAPMKGVRVLEVAQWTFVPAAGAVLADWGADVIKIEHPRTGDSQRGLRNLGHITIEGERNPVMEHANRGKRSVALDMSTSDGHALLMDIARTSDVFLTNFLPDARKKLKIDVDDVRAVNPHIIYARGSAYGPLGAEAGTGGYDMTGFWSRAAGAMGSTPGDLEGVVPQPGPAYGDSIGGMTIAGGISAALFERERTGHARVVDISLLGVGVWASGVAINAALVSGQPWVATSAGANVAPNNPLVGFYRTSDGRFLGLSMLQGYRFFGEFCRRVGVGELADDERFASHELLAQNAAAATDVLRAAIAALPLEHWRKALEGFDGQWSVVQNTVEVAADPQVRANGNIVGVEADHDSFELVASPVLFDETPLQLSPMPEFAADTENVILELGGDWDRITALKESGAIA; encoded by the coding sequence ATGACACCAGACGCTCCCGCGCCGATGAAGGGCGTGCGCGTCCTTGAAGTCGCGCAGTGGACGTTCGTTCCGGCCGCAGGCGCCGTGCTGGCCGACTGGGGCGCTGACGTCATCAAAATCGAGCACCCGCGCACCGGCGATTCCCAGCGGGGCCTGCGCAACCTCGGCCACATCACCATCGAGGGCGAGCGAAATCCGGTGATGGAACACGCCAACCGCGGTAAGCGATCCGTCGCCCTCGACATGTCCACCTCCGACGGTCACGCGTTGCTGATGGATATCGCGCGCACCAGCGACGTGTTCCTCACCAACTTCCTGCCCGACGCCCGGAAAAAGCTCAAGATCGACGTCGACGATGTGCGTGCCGTCAACCCCCACATCATCTATGCGCGCGGCAGCGCCTACGGCCCGCTCGGTGCTGAGGCGGGTACGGGAGGCTACGACATGACCGGCTTCTGGAGTCGCGCGGCGGGCGCGATGGGCTCGACGCCCGGTGACCTTGAAGGCGTTGTCCCGCAACCTGGTCCGGCATACGGAGATTCGATCGGTGGTATGACGATCGCCGGTGGCATATCGGCGGCACTGTTCGAGCGCGAGCGCACCGGACATGCCCGGGTCGTGGATATCTCGCTGCTCGGCGTGGGGGTGTGGGCATCCGGAGTGGCGATCAACGCGGCACTCGTCAGCGGACAACCTTGGGTGGCCACGTCGGCGGGTGCCAACGTCGCACCCAACAATCCTTTGGTGGGCTTCTACCGCACGAGCGATGGCCGCTTCCTGGGCTTGTCGATGCTGCAGGGCTATCGCTTCTTCGGCGAGTTCTGCCGCCGTGTCGGTGTCGGCGAACTCGCCGACGACGAACGCTTCGCCAGTCACGAGTTGCTCGCCCAGAATGCCGCCGCCGCCACTGATGTCTTACGCGCAGCGATCGCCGCCCTTCCGTTGGAGCATTGGCGAAAAGCGCTCGAGGGCTTCGACGGTCAATGGTCGGTGGTACAGAACACCGTCGAGGTCGCCGCGGACCCGCAGGTGCGCGCCAACGGCAACATCGTCGGCGTCGAAGCGGATCACGACAGCTTCGAGCTCGTCGCGAGCCCGGTGCTGTTCGACGAAACGCCGTTGCAGCTGAGCCCGATGCCCGAGTTCGCCGCCGACACGGAGAACGTGATCCTCGAACTCGGTGGCGACTGGGACCGCATCACGGCGCTCAAGGAAAGCGGAGCGATCGCCTGA
- a CDS encoding DUF3237 domain-containing protein, producing the protein MSDVLHATLRPLCHVTYELAEPIVVSTGPTGGRTIGEITAARYEGERLKASLKGRAAADWAFVEPSGRVLVDARLTLETDDGATILVTYTGRMNAATVYSALYFETGDERYQWLTQLLAVGKGAFIGESLEYEVYEVL; encoded by the coding sequence ATGAGTGACGTGCTGCATGCGACCCTGCGCCCCCTATGCCACGTCACCTATGAACTCGCCGAACCGATCGTGGTGTCGACCGGCCCCACCGGCGGCCGCACCATCGGTGAGATCACCGCTGCGCGCTACGAGGGAGAGCGTCTCAAGGCATCACTGAAGGGCCGCGCCGCCGCCGACTGGGCGTTCGTCGAGCCGTCCGGCCGGGTCCTGGTCGACGCCCGTCTCACGCTTGAAACCGATGATGGTGCAACGATTCTGGTGACCTATACCGGGCGGATGAACGCAGCGACCGTCTACTCCGCGTTGTACTTCGAAACCGGCGACGAACGCTACCAGTGGCTCACGCAATTACTGGCCGTCGGCAAAGGCGCCTTCATCGGGGAGAGCCTCGAGTACGAGGTGTACGAGGTGCTCTGA
- a CDS encoding VOC family protein, with amino-acid sequence MVAIGKQWHVNHVVSDYRTVTDWYRDVFGAVDVFTDEWLDAEKRWASMVTIADLAVDVMEPTAEGAALPLGKFLTRFGPHFHAAAYFVDGPPTAIFDALTAQGVRCFGLAGAGRETMVEKPMSPVFTHPRDTAGQLEFMPFSESRPGPLGVPGRWDDPRFHDGWSNEPWQRHPLGIRGWRVGVVVRDLDRAADIYRALGADVIAKSDEPDATRCRLRLGANTTVELIAPTSDDTVAGRDLAANGEIMHSCIFETGDLTAAEAHLTDRGVAIAERHPARLVSDPATCHGAVFEFVPAERI; translated from the coding sequence ATGGTCGCGATCGGCAAACAGTGGCACGTGAACCACGTTGTCTCCGACTACCGCACAGTGACCGACTGGTACCGCGATGTGTTCGGCGCCGTCGACGTATTCACCGACGAATGGCTCGACGCCGAGAAACGATGGGCCTCGATGGTGACAATCGCCGACCTCGCCGTCGACGTCATGGAGCCGACGGCCGAAGGTGCCGCACTTCCGCTGGGGAAGTTTCTCACCCGGTTCGGTCCCCACTTTCACGCGGCGGCCTATTTCGTCGACGGTCCACCGACGGCGATCTTCGACGCCCTCACCGCCCAGGGCGTGCGGTGTTTCGGCCTTGCCGGTGCTGGCCGGGAGACGATGGTCGAGAAGCCGATGAGCCCGGTATTCACCCACCCTAGGGATACCGCGGGTCAGCTGGAGTTCATGCCCTTCTCCGAATCCCGGCCCGGCCCGCTGGGCGTACCGGGCCGGTGGGACGACCCGCGGTTCCACGACGGCTGGTCGAACGAACCGTGGCAACGACATCCGCTGGGCATCCGGGGTTGGCGCGTCGGCGTCGTGGTCCGCGACCTCGACCGCGCCGCCGACATCTACCGCGCACTCGGCGCCGACGTCATCGCCAAGAGCGACGAACCCGACGCGACACGGTGCCGACTTCGGCTCGGTGCCAACACCACGGTGGAACTCATCGCACCGACATCCGACGACACCGTGGCCGGACGCGACCTGGCCGCCAATGGCGAAATCATGCACTCGTGCATCTTCGAGACCGGCGACCTCACCGCGGCGGAGGCACATCTGACTGACCGCGGTGTCGCGATCGCCGAGCGCCACCCCGCGCGGTTGGTCTCCGATCCCGCGACCTGCCACGGCGCGGTGTTCGAATTCGTTCCGGCGGAGAGAATCTGA
- a CDS encoding FAS1-like dehydratase domain-containing protein, producing MITDRLAAAIGVWHEEGPPSFPIDRSDIRRWAIATHWPHEPPRLYWDEDYANATRWGGIIAPEDFNPFAWPVTRSDDGPTRYVMPKPGEPGQRMLNGGVVFQFVQPMRPGDVIRGRWRIKDAAEREGKLGQMLYIQLERQLHNQRDELIRTRIDTVIRY from the coding sequence ATGATCACCGACCGACTCGCCGCAGCTATCGGTGTCTGGCATGAAGAGGGCCCGCCGTCGTTTCCGATCGACCGGTCCGACATCCGCCGGTGGGCGATCGCCACGCACTGGCCGCACGAACCACCGCGGCTCTACTGGGACGAGGACTACGCCAACGCGACGCGCTGGGGCGGCATCATCGCGCCGGAGGACTTCAATCCGTTCGCGTGGCCCGTTACTCGCTCTGATGACGGCCCGACCCGGTACGTGATGCCCAAGCCCGGCGAACCGGGTCAGCGGATGCTCAACGGGGGCGTGGTTTTTCAGTTCGTCCAGCCCATGAGACCGGGTGATGTCATCAGGGGCCGATGGCGGATCAAGGATGCCGCCGAACGCGAGGGCAAGCTCGGGCAGATGCTCTACATCCAGTTGGAACGGCAGTTACACAATCAGCGCGACGAGTTGATACGCACCCGTATCGACACCGTGATCCGATACTGA
- a CDS encoding NAD-dependent succinate-semialdehyde dehydrogenase gives MYIGGEWQAAASGRTFTSTNPATGAVLDNVPDGDGADARRAIDAAAAALPDWRRRTAYERAEVLIDAHRIMLERRDDLAELMTKEQGKPLRMARNEVGYAADFLLWFAEEAKRVYGEVIPSARADQRFVVLQQPVGVCAAITPWNYPISMITRKLAPALAAGCTSVLKPAEQTPLCAVETFKVFADAGAPAGVVNLVTCSDPEPVADELLADPRVRKISFTGSTEVGRMIAARTGATMKRVSMELGGHAPFLVFPDADPEHAAKGGAAVKFLNTGQACICPNRFIVHRSVAEPFIATLRARVEKLVPGDGLASGTTVGPLIDEVALKKMQRQVDDAVDKGANLELGGSRLQGTAFDNGTFFAPTILTNVTSDMLICSEETFGPIAPVMVFDDEDEAIAMANSTEYGLAGYLYTRDISRAIRVAEALDFGMIGINDINPTSAAVPFGGIKQSGLGREGARAGIEEYLDTKVLGIAL, from the coding sequence ATGTACATCGGTGGTGAATGGCAGGCGGCGGCGTCGGGACGGACGTTCACCAGCACCAACCCGGCCACGGGGGCTGTGCTGGACAACGTGCCCGACGGCGACGGGGCAGACGCGCGACGCGCGATCGATGCCGCAGCCGCCGCGTTACCGGACTGGCGGCGGCGCACCGCATACGAACGCGCCGAGGTTCTCATCGACGCACACCGGATCATGCTGGAACGCCGCGACGACCTCGCGGAGTTGATGACCAAGGAACAGGGCAAGCCGCTGCGGATGGCCCGTAACGAGGTCGGCTACGCAGCAGACTTCTTACTGTGGTTCGCCGAGGAAGCCAAACGCGTTTACGGAGAGGTCATTCCATCGGCGCGTGCCGACCAACGTTTCGTCGTGCTGCAACAGCCGGTGGGTGTGTGTGCGGCGATCACCCCGTGGAACTACCCCATTTCGATGATCACCCGCAAGCTCGCCCCGGCACTGGCGGCGGGGTGTACATCGGTGCTCAAGCCGGCCGAACAGACGCCCTTGTGCGCTGTCGAAACCTTCAAGGTGTTCGCCGACGCCGGGGCGCCCGCCGGCGTGGTCAACCTCGTGACGTGTTCGGACCCCGAACCGGTTGCCGACGAGCTTCTCGCCGATCCCCGCGTGCGCAAGATCAGCTTCACCGGGTCCACCGAGGTCGGCAGGATGATCGCGGCACGTACGGGCGCCACGATGAAACGGGTCTCCATGGAACTCGGCGGGCATGCGCCCTTCCTGGTTTTCCCCGACGCCGATCCGGAGCATGCGGCCAAGGGCGGGGCGGCCGTGAAGTTCCTCAACACCGGTCAGGCCTGTATCTGCCCTAATCGGTTCATCGTGCACCGTTCCGTTGCCGAACCGTTCATCGCGACGTTGCGCGCTCGTGTCGAGAAGCTGGTCCCCGGGGACGGTTTGGCGTCGGGCACCACCGTCGGGCCGCTCATCGACGAGGTCGCGCTCAAGAAGATGCAGCGACAGGTCGACGACGCCGTCGACAAGGGCGCAAATCTCGAACTCGGCGGTTCACGGTTGCAGGGAACCGCGTTCGACAACGGAACCTTCTTCGCCCCGACCATTCTCACCAACGTGACCTCGGACATGCTGATCTGCTCGGAGGAGACATTCGGTCCGATCGCACCGGTGATGGTGTTCGACGACGAGGACGAGGCGATCGCGATGGCCAACTCAACCGAGTACGGTCTCGCCGGATATCTCTACACCCGCGATATCAGCCGGGCGATCCGGGTCGCCGAGGCACTCGATTTCGGGATGATCGGCATCAACGACATCAATCCGACCTCGGCAGCAGTGCCTTTCGGCGGCATCAAGCAAAGCGGCTTGGGACGCGAAGGTGCTCGTGCTGGCATCGAGGAGTACCTCGACACCAAGGTTCTGGGAATCGCACTGTAG